A stretch of Lutra lutra chromosome 9, mLutLut1.2, whole genome shotgun sequence DNA encodes these proteins:
- the LOC125108792 gene encoding uncharacterized protein C2orf16-like, translating into MKFIPGPHLQSVRFSNLPPGPGLGGMKPMELTPDSKLQGVKSELLTSELKDGKSVVLTTGQGLKGTESTLLTPSPQLEAEKSMETTTVPWIDYAKPVKSTQDTKLQGTTSHLILHARIQDSKAVELVQRTQLQDVQTVELKFEPQMEGEKAEPFAPGPLLQGSELQGVKPKELTLEPQTQDSKLVDSTPCLKHPSLQSVEETPDPKPQCVKSVKLTPRPNKQEVKSVKVTRRSKFQGVKTVDLAPRQQFQETALMNLTSGPEQDGTLSVISPKQQCVSSEQLKRGAKSDDGLSLELTPELKFKGKKLVDLNFELQFESMKSDLTPESNIQGLKPKEFKPEPLQPQLQSIKSPKLTPGAPLHQIKGSELASEPPLCVKTVELKQEPLLESMRRIQWIPGPKFQAVKSVEFNLGSQSQGVKSVGLKSSTQLRDVKSSELTLRSKTQGATYTEFNLGPRLQNMKTPGVLPGTQLQKGKVLASTSEPQLQDVKTTEFKKEPQLERMRCIQWMPGPDFQGVKSIGL; encoded by the exons ATGAAATTTATCCCAGGGCCACATTTGCAAAGTGTCCGATTTTCAAATTTACCTCCAG GGCCAGGTCTGGGGGGTATGAAACCAATGGAGCTGACCCCAGACTCAAAACTTCAAGGTGTAAAATCTGAGCTGTTGACCTCGGAGCTGAAAGATGGGAAATCTGTGGTCCTAACTACAGGGCAGGGTCTAAAAGGTACGGAATCTACTTTGCTAACCCCTAGTCCACAGCTGGAAGCTGAGAAATCTATGGAGACAACCACAGTGCCATGGATAGACTATGCCAAACCTGTGAAAAGCACCCAAGATACCAAGCTTCAAGGTACAACTTCTCACTTGATTCTGCATGCAAGAATTCAAGACTCCAAAGCTGTAGAGTTGGTCCAAAGAACCCAACTGCAAGATGTGCAAACTGTGGAATTGAAATTTGAGCCCCAGATGGAAGGTGAGAAAGCTGAGCCTTTTGCACCAGGGCCATTGCTCCAAGGGTCTGAACTGCAAGGTGTGAAACCCAAGGAACTGACTTTAGAGCCACAAACCCAAGATAGTAAACTTGTCGACAGTACCCCGTGTTTAAAGCATCCAAGTTTACAATCTGTAGAGGAAACTCCAGATCCAAAGCCGCAATGTGTAAAATCTGTAAAGTTGACCCCAAGGCCAAACAAACAGGAAGTAAAATCTGTGAAAGTGACCAGAAGATCAAAGTTTCAAGGAGTAAAAACTGTGGATTTAGCCCCAAGGCAACAGTTTCAAGAGACGGCACTCATGAATTTAACGTCTGGGCCAGAACAGGATGGCACGCTATCTGTAATCTCACCAAAGCAGCAATGTGTGAGTTCAGAGCAGTTGAAGAGAGGGGCTAAGTCGGACGATGGGCTGTCTTTGGAGTTAACTCCAGAGCtaaaatttaaaggtaaaaaattaGTAGACCTCAATTTTGAGTTACAGTTTGAAAGTATGAAATCAGACTTGACTCCAGAATCAAATATTCAAGGTTTAAAACCTAAAGAATTCAAACCTGAACCACTTCAACCACAGTTGCAAAGCATAAAGTCTCCTAAGTTGACCCCAGGGGCACCACTGCACCAGATTAAAGGCTCAGAGTTAGCTTCAGAGCCACCGCTTTGTGTAAAAACCGTTGAGCTGAAACAAGAGCCACTGCTTGAAAGTATGAGACGCATTCAGTGGATACCAGGACCTAAGTTCCAAGCTGTGAAATCTGTAGAGTTCAATCTCGGGTCACAGTCTCAAGGTGTTAAATCTGTAGGGTTGAAATCTTCGACACAGTTAAGAGATGTGAAGTCATCTGAATTGACTCTCAGGTCCAAAACTCAAGGTGCGACATATACAGAGTTCAACCTTGGGCCACGGTTGCAGAACATGAAAACCCCTGGGGTGCTCCCAGGAACACAGCTGCAAAAAGGGAAGGTTTTGGCATCAACCTCAGAGCCACAGCTTCAAGATGTCAAAACTACTGAGTTCAAAAAAGAGCCACAGCTGGAAAGAATGAGGTGTATCCAGTGGATGCCAGGACCTGATTTCCAAGGTGTGAAGTCTATAGGGTTATAG
- the LOC125109779 gene encoding LOW QUALITY PROTEIN: uncharacterized protein LOC125109779 (The sequence of the model RefSeq protein was modified relative to this genomic sequence to represent the inferred CDS: inserted 1 base in 1 codon): SSALTPRPKLQDTQSSASLQKHKLQDCDWKPCRQVRSVKSCELTSRSKLCDIKFMPLKSRLCMHDRKSTKLTAKPKLQEVKPLQSSPGAQLQGVNSLMLMEDPQLPGVKSGVLSQGSQLQSNTTRELNSXLHLTSTKSSELTLQTKPQGVKSENFNSGSQWHDRKPSKLSPEIKPQDKTFTELNPSSQLKGITFSKLITGTKIQGTKCTDFNLGPLLQHVNSSERTSKTKLQNV; this comes from the exons tcatctgCATTAACTCCAAGGCCAAAGCTCCAAGATACACAATCTTCAGCATCACTCCAGAAACATAAGCTTCAAGACTGTGATTGGAAACCTTGTCGACAGGTTAGAAGTGTGAAATCATGCGAGCTGACTTCAAGGTCAAAGCTCTGTGATATAAAATTTATGCCATTGAAATCTAGGCTTTGCATGCATGATAGGAAATCTACTAAACTGACTGCAAAACCAAAGCTTCAAGAAGTGAAACCCTTACAGTCATCCCCAGGAGCACAGCTTCAgggtgtgaattctctgatgcttATGGAAGATCCACAGCTTCCTGGTGTGAAATCTGGGGTATTAAGCCAAGGGTCACAATTACAAAGCAATACAACTAGAGAATTGAACT CCCTACACTTGACAAGCACGAAGTCATCTGAATTGACTCTTCAGACAAAGCCTCAAGGTGTGAAATCTGAGAATTTCAACTCTGGGTCACAGTGGCATGATCGAAAACCTTCTAAGTTGTCACCTGAGATAAAGCCCCAAGATAAGACATTTACTGAATTAAATCCAAGTTCACAGTTGAAAGGTATAACATTTTCTAAACTGATCACAGGAACAAAGATTCAAGGTACCAAATGTACAGATTTCAACCTTGGGCCATTGTTACAACATGTGAATTCTTCTGAAAGGACCTCAAAGACAAAGCTTCAAAATGTATAA